A single region of the Fimbriimonadaceae bacterium genome encodes:
- a CDS encoding glycosyltransferase has translation MEAAQNSLRYALVHDWLVNHAGSEEVFQQVQELFPGHVFTSILTKEKFPWIDPESATVSYIDKLPLAHTKHYIYAPLASLVYPKFDLAQFDVVLSDSHSFAHGVVKRKDALHINYYHSPARSLWMPEIDPRAQGGLKSKLIPWLKKRDLDFSKRPDVIFANSQTTASRIEKFYGRKVDRVIYPPCRIDKFQTVTRRNESEGYLMWGRMVEYKRIDLAIEVAKQRGFKLHIVGGGPLEAELKAQAEGIANVQFHGKLPDEQLLDLMGQCRGVLFNAYEDFGIVPVEALAAGLPVVAFGVGGASESVTPECGVLFHEQTPEALSQAIAEFEAKEFDHKTLASQAQKFDVSVFRKEYADAVLQAQERAELR, from the coding sequence ATGGAAGCCGCCCAAAACAGCCTGCGTTATGCTTTGGTGCACGACTGGCTGGTCAATCACGCAGGCTCCGAAGAGGTCTTTCAACAAGTTCAAGAACTGTTTCCAGGGCACGTCTTCACCTCGATCCTAACGAAAGAGAAATTCCCCTGGATCGATCCCGAAAGCGCCACCGTTTCCTACATCGACAAGCTCCCGCTCGCCCACACCAAGCACTACATCTACGCCCCCTTGGCAAGCCTTGTCTATCCAAAATTCGACCTTGCCCAGTTCGACGTGGTGCTCAGCGATAGCCATTCCTTCGCCCACGGAGTCGTCAAACGCAAAGATGCCCTCCACATCAACTATTATCACAGTCCGGCCCGCTCCCTCTGGATGCCCGAGATAGACCCCCGTGCCCAAGGTGGCCTCAAGAGCAAACTCATCCCTTGGCTAAAAAAGCGCGACCTTGATTTCTCAAAGCGCCCCGACGTCATCTTCGCCAACTCACAAACCACCGCCAGCCGAATCGAAAAGTTCTATGGGAGAAAGGTTGATCGCGTGATCTACCCACCCTGCCGCATCGACAAGTTCCAAACCGTCACTCGAAGGAACGAGAGCGAAGGCTATCTGATGTGGGGGCGCATGGTCGAGTACAAGCGCATTGACCTCGCTATCGAAGTCGCAAAGCAGCGAGGATTCAAGCTGCACATCGTTGGCGGAGGCCCCCTCGAAGCCGAGCTAAAAGCACAAGCCGAAGGTATAGCGAACGTTCAGTTTCACGGAAAGCTCCCCGACGAGCAATTGCTCGACCTCATGGGCCAATGCCGAGGCGTTCTCTTCAACGCCTACGAAGACTTCGGAATCGTCCCCGTCGAGGCTCTCGCCGCCGGACTGCCGGTGGTGGCATTCGGGGTTGGCGGCGCCTCCGAATCCGTCACTCCCGAATGCGGAGTTCTATTCCACGAGCAAACCCCCGAAGCCCTCAGCCAGGCCATCGCCGAATTTGAAGCCAAAGAGTTCGACCACAAAACACTAGCCAGTCAAGCCCAAAAATTCGATGTGTCCGTCTTTCGCAAGGAGTACGCCGATGCCGTGCTTCAAGCTCAGGAACGCGCCGAACTGCGATGA
- a CDS encoding UDP-glucose/GDP-mannose dehydrogenase family protein: MRIAVVGTGYVGLVTGVVLADLGNDVICVDNDLEKLSKLRQAISPIYEPGIEEILRRTINEEKLTFTDSISEATKASEVVFIAVGTPALPDGNPDMSTVKLVAGEIGRAINRYTIVVNKSTVPVGSGDMVEQIILQQGAAKELFDVVSNPEFLREGSAIHDTLHPDRVVIGTKHPEAAKKLQELYAPLDAPFVVTDLNTAELIKYASNSFLAMKISFINAMSRICELADANVGDIAKGMGLDTRIGNQFLQAGLGWGGSCFPKDVLGLIKSGEALGYDFGLLREVWEVNEDQTFHFIGRLEQALGGFEGKTVCLWGLAFKPNTDDIRDAKSLVMIDRITKAGGTVRAYDPVAMDNVKEVCPDIVYTGGAYEAAEGADAIVLVTEWNEFKQLDLKRVRQSMRGDLLFDGRRIYSRATVEGAGLRFFAVGISEKGSRG; the protein is encoded by the coding sequence ATGCGCATTGCCGTGGTGGGGACTGGGTACGTCGGGTTGGTCACAGGGGTTGTTCTTGCCGACCTTGGCAACGATGTGATTTGCGTCGATAACGACCTAGAAAAACTCTCTAAACTTCGACAGGCTATTTCGCCGATTTATGAGCCTGGAATTGAGGAGATTCTTCGTCGGACTATTAACGAAGAAAAGCTGACGTTTACCGACTCGATCTCTGAGGCGACGAAGGCGAGTGAGGTCGTGTTTATTGCGGTTGGTACTCCGGCGTTGCCGGACGGCAATCCAGACATGTCCACGGTCAAGTTGGTTGCAGGGGAGATCGGCAGGGCGATAAACCGCTATACGATCGTCGTCAATAAGTCGACTGTTCCGGTGGGAAGCGGCGACATGGTCGAGCAGATTATTTTGCAGCAGGGCGCAGCGAAAGAGTTGTTCGACGTTGTGAGCAATCCTGAGTTCTTGCGTGAAGGTTCGGCGATTCATGACACGCTGCATCCTGACCGAGTTGTGATTGGGACCAAGCATCCTGAAGCAGCGAAGAAGCTTCAGGAGCTTTACGCGCCGCTGGATGCGCCGTTTGTGGTGACCGATTTGAACACGGCGGAGCTGATCAAGTACGCGAGCAATTCGTTTCTGGCGATGAAGATTAGCTTTATCAACGCGATGAGCCGGATTTGCGAGCTTGCCGACGCGAACGTGGGCGATATCGCTAAGGGGATGGGGCTCGATACTCGTATTGGCAATCAGTTCTTGCAGGCAGGCTTGGGTTGGGGAGGGAGCTGTTTCCCGAAGGACGTTTTGGGGCTAATCAAGTCGGGCGAGGCGCTGGGTTACGATTTTGGGCTTTTGCGTGAGGTGTGGGAAGTCAATGAGGATCAGACCTTCCATTTCATCGGTCGGCTTGAGCAGGCTCTTGGGGGCTTTGAGGGCAAAACGGTCTGCCTTTGGGGGCTAGCGTTTAAGCCCAATACCGACGATATTCGCGATGCGAAGTCTTTGGTGATGATTGACCGAATCACCAAGGCGGGCGGGACGGTGCGGGCTTACGATCCGGTGGCGATGGATAACGTGAAGGAGGTCTGCCCCGACATCGTTTATACAGGTGGCGCGTATGAGGCGGCGGAGGGGGCGGATGCGATTGTCTTGGTCACCGAGTGGAATGAATTTAAGCAGCTTGATTTGAAGCGTGTGAGGCAGTCTATGCGGGGTGATCTGTTGTTCGATGGGCGGCGGATCTATTCCCGAGCGACGGTGGAGGGGGCGGGCTTGCGGTTCTTCGCGGTCGGCATCTCCGAGAAGGGCTCTCGTGGCTGA
- a CDS encoding glycosyltransferase family 4 protein, with product MTRPLVSIDVRMLGSGIGSYIRTIMPRLIDNCPDVDFVLLGPQIYLVEIFGERPNVRYIDTSIPRYSLAEQRDLPKIIPPETALHWTPHFNIPVFSKKPQLTTIHDVLFLAHPEWFPGSFRLMITKALFKAALRRSERIMAVSEFTKSEIARLLKPDMSKVHVVHNGIDLTDNAFTAEPLPTDKPFIFSMGNVKPHKNFATLILAFAQIQDHIPHDLLIAGQIDDLITEDIALQQAVAKGGDRVKMLGYVSTNTLHNLYSHAELCVFPSLYEGFGYGPLESMLFNTPALSSDIPAAREVCGSAVQYFDPHSVEHLAKSIADLLNDKARSSNLREVGLEQIRKFPIEQTVAQTESHVRELLNCPKR from the coding sequence TTGACCCGCCCACTCGTCAGCATCGATGTCCGAATGCTCGGCTCAGGAATCGGGAGCTACATCCGCACGATCATGCCCCGACTTATCGACAACTGCCCCGACGTCGACTTCGTACTCCTCGGCCCCCAAATCTATCTCGTCGAGATATTCGGTGAACGACCTAACGTTCGCTATATCGATACAAGCATCCCCCGCTACTCCCTCGCCGAGCAGCGAGACTTGCCAAAGATCATCCCCCCAGAAACCGCCCTTCACTGGACTCCACACTTCAACATCCCCGTCTTTAGCAAAAAGCCACAGCTCACAACCATTCACGATGTGCTGTTTCTTGCCCATCCTGAGTGGTTTCCTGGAAGCTTCCGACTGATGATCACGAAAGCGCTGTTCAAGGCCGCTCTGCGCCGTTCAGAGCGCATCATGGCGGTCTCAGAGTTCACGAAGTCCGAGATCGCCCGACTACTGAAGCCGGACATGAGCAAAGTCCATGTCGTGCACAACGGCATCGACCTCACCGACAATGCCTTCACTGCCGAGCCTCTGCCAACCGACAAACCCTTCATTTTCTCGATGGGCAACGTCAAACCGCACAAAAACTTCGCAACTCTCATCCTCGCCTTCGCGCAAATCCAGGATCATATTCCGCACGACCTGCTCATCGCCGGACAGATCGACGACCTCATCACCGAGGACATTGCCCTCCAACAAGCCGTTGCCAAAGGTGGAGATCGCGTCAAGATGCTCGGCTACGTCTCAACGAACACCCTTCACAACCTCTACTCTCACGCCGAACTCTGCGTCTTCCCATCGCTCTACGAAGGCTTCGGATACGGCCCGCTGGAATCGATGCTCTTCAACACTCCGGCCCTTTCCTCCGACATCCCGGCAGCACGAGAGGTCTGTGGATCGGCGGTTCAATACTTCGATCCACACAGCGTGGAGCATCTTGCCAAAAGCATCGCCGATCTCCTCAACGACAAAGCCCGTTCATCAAATCTTCGAGAAGTGGGCCTTGAGCAGATACGCAAATTCCCCATCGAACAAACCGTTGCCCAAACCGAGTCTCACGTCAGAGAACTCCTGAATTGTCCAAAACGTTAA
- a CDS encoding SIS domain-containing protein, protein MSIYSSYKAELGQHLARLDEAALERLAQAILAAFREGKTIFVAGNGGSAATAIHMACDFCKTTLGKGKTLPNKRLRCIALAENPALMTAWGNDVSYDVIFAEQLRNLAQPGDLLISISASGNSPNVVECLKAAIDLKVKTFSLLGFQGGKAKNLSDDSIVVESQDYGVIEDAHSIIMHMVTARLKPEISG, encoded by the coding sequence ATGAGCATCTATTCCAGCTACAAAGCAGAGTTGGGCCAGCATCTTGCGCGCCTTGATGAGGCTGCTCTCGAACGCCTCGCCCAAGCGATCCTTGCCGCCTTTCGCGAAGGAAAAACGATCTTCGTCGCTGGTAACGGCGGCAGTGCTGCAACCGCCATTCACATGGCTTGCGACTTCTGCAAGACAACGCTTGGCAAAGGCAAGACTCTGCCTAACAAGCGTCTCCGCTGCATCGCATTAGCCGAAAACCCCGCGCTCATGACGGCCTGGGGCAACGATGTCAGCTACGACGTGATCTTTGCCGAGCAATTGCGCAACCTCGCGCAACCGGGGGACCTTCTCATCAGTATCTCCGCAAGCGGAAACTCCCCAAACGTCGTCGAATGCCTCAAGGCCGCCATTGACCTTAAAGTCAAAACCTTCAGCCTGCTCGGCTTCCAAGGCGGGAAAGCCAAGAATCTCTCCGATGACAGCATCGTCGTCGAAAGCCAAGACTACGGCGTTATCGAAGATGCCCACAGCATCATCATGCACATGGTCACCGCTCGCCTCAAGCCGGAAATCTCGGGATAA
- a CDS encoding NAD-dependent epimerase/dehydratase family protein, whose amino-acid sequence MADKGRVLVLGGAGFIGGHLAESLVSAGYRVRVLDDLSSGRKENLAQVASDIEWIGGSILDRELMSQAVSGCKGVFHLAAAVSVQRSFLEPYDIHDVNATGTLNVVEACAEHGAKLIFSSTAAVYGEDVEQPVREGATLAPISPYGAQKLYGEGLIRSYVRAKGLSAVSLRYFNVYGPRQDPSSPYSGVISIFVRKVLVGKPLTIYGDGGQTRDFVNVRDIARANMLAFEGKSGDGESINIGTGDSVTLLELADTIFHVTGKRSEVLHEPGRQGDIRHSCSDPSLARERIGFTSSIRLEEGLSDLFNSIQR is encoded by the coding sequence GTGGCTGATAAGGGTCGGGTGCTGGTTCTTGGCGGGGCCGGGTTTATCGGCGGCCATCTTGCCGAGAGCTTGGTGAGCGCGGGCTACCGGGTGCGGGTGCTGGACGACTTGTCGTCGGGACGCAAGGAGAACCTGGCGCAGGTTGCCAGCGACATTGAGTGGATTGGTGGCTCGATCCTGGATCGAGAACTGATGAGTCAGGCGGTGAGTGGCTGCAAAGGGGTTTTTCATCTGGCGGCGGCCGTGAGTGTGCAGCGGTCGTTTTTGGAGCCCTATGACATTCATGACGTGAACGCGACGGGGACGCTGAATGTTGTGGAGGCCTGCGCTGAACACGGTGCAAAGTTGATCTTTTCCTCGACAGCGGCGGTTTATGGGGAGGATGTGGAGCAACCCGTTCGTGAGGGGGCTACCTTGGCGCCGATTTCGCCTTATGGGGCGCAGAAGCTCTATGGTGAGGGGTTGATTCGGAGTTACGTTCGGGCGAAGGGCCTGAGCGCGGTGTCTCTTCGGTACTTCAATGTTTACGGGCCTCGGCAAGATCCCAGCAGCCCTTACTCGGGTGTCATCAGCATCTTTGTGCGCAAGGTCTTGGTGGGCAAGCCGCTCACCATTTATGGCGACGGTGGACAGACGCGCGACTTTGTCAATGTTCGGGATATTGCGCGGGCGAATATGCTTGCTTTTGAAGGCAAGAGCGGGGATGGAGAGAGCATTAACATTGGGACGGGCGACAGCGTGACCCTGCTTGAGCTTGCCGATACGATTTTTCACGTCACGGGCAAACGCAGTGAGGTTTTGCATGAGCCGGGGCGTCAGGGCGACATCCGGCACTCCTGCTCTGACCCCTCGCTTGCACGTGAGCGGATCGGCTTTACGAGTTCGATCCGGCTTGAGGAGGGGCTAAGCGACCTCTTCAATTCTATTCAACGGTAA
- the glmS gene encoding glutamine--fructose-6-phosphate transaminase (isomerizing): MAPPNAPSPSTPHEYNIHMCGIAGYTGPKQAIDIVFDQLKRLEYRGYDSAGIAYLDKGSISVLKRAGKLKELGKLMENGVPDTHMAIAHSRWATHGAPNDENAHPHFDQFEQISIIHNGIIENYLELREELVIEGHTFKSETDTEIAAHVIGQEYAKTKVLEDAVRNAVKRLRGAYALVVISKAEPDKIVAARNASPIVLGFGDGENMLASDIPALLPYTRKVAILEDERIAVITPSLIRILDFDGKELRVEAMHIDWDIEAAEKGGYEHFMLKEIHEQPNVIRQCLAGRIDDSSHIRFESVFSEHVWNEIDRINIIACGTAYNAGLMGKHMFEKLLRLPTDVFYSSEFRYGDPVLSPKSLAVFISQSGETADSLAALRLCKQRRIRTLGIVNVMGSSIARECDRTIFTQAGPEISVASTKAYTAQVLVLTMLSLYIAQLQEMPGVRVADCAQMLRNLPTLAEEVLKLEDEVIQIAEKIQDTKLFFFLGRGADAYLSLEAALKMKEIAYVPTQECPAGEMKHGPLALVEPQVVGVFGATDPALREKTTSSIKEFHARSGTIVAITTEGDTIIPKNAEHVLRVPDTNFDFLNSLLTIIPLQLLAYHVARLRGCEIDQPRNLAKSVTVE; the protein is encoded by the coding sequence ATGGCTCCCCCGAACGCCCCCTCCCCCTCCACCCCCCACGAGTACAATATCCATATGTGCGGGATCGCCGGATACACAGGACCAAAACAGGCCATCGACATCGTTTTCGACCAGTTGAAAAGGCTCGAGTATCGCGGCTACGATAGCGCCGGAATCGCTTACCTCGACAAAGGCTCAATCTCCGTTCTCAAGCGCGCCGGAAAACTCAAAGAGCTGGGCAAGCTCATGGAGAACGGAGTCCCCGACACCCACATGGCTATAGCCCACTCGCGATGGGCCACCCACGGCGCCCCCAACGACGAGAACGCCCACCCCCACTTCGACCAATTCGAGCAGATCTCCATCATCCACAACGGCATCATCGAGAACTATCTCGAACTTCGTGAGGAGCTGGTCATTGAAGGCCACACCTTCAAGTCCGAGACGGACACTGAAATCGCCGCCCACGTCATCGGTCAAGAGTACGCCAAGACGAAGGTGTTGGAAGACGCCGTAAGAAACGCCGTTAAACGCCTCCGAGGAGCCTATGCCCTCGTCGTCATATCCAAGGCCGAGCCCGACAAAATCGTCGCCGCCCGCAACGCCAGCCCAATCGTCCTCGGATTCGGCGACGGCGAAAACATGCTCGCCAGCGACATCCCAGCGCTCCTCCCTTACACCCGCAAAGTCGCCATCCTCGAAGATGAGCGTATAGCGGTCATTACACCCTCATTAATTCGTATTCTCGACTTCGACGGCAAAGAATTACGCGTCGAGGCCATGCACATCGACTGGGATATCGAAGCCGCAGAAAAGGGTGGTTACGAGCACTTTATGCTCAAAGAGATTCACGAGCAGCCCAACGTCATCCGCCAATGCCTCGCCGGTCGCATAGACGACAGCAGCCACATCCGCTTCGAAAGCGTCTTTTCCGAGCATGTCTGGAACGAGATCGACCGCATCAACATCATCGCCTGCGGCACAGCCTACAACGCAGGACTGATGGGCAAGCACATGTTTGAGAAGCTCCTCAGACTCCCAACCGACGTCTTCTATTCCAGCGAATTCCGATACGGCGACCCCGTCCTCTCCCCGAAATCGCTCGCCGTCTTCATCAGCCAATCCGGAGAAACCGCCGACAGCCTCGCCGCCCTTCGGCTCTGTAAGCAGCGCCGCATCAGAACCCTCGGCATCGTCAACGTCATGGGCTCCAGCATCGCCCGAGAATGCGACCGCACCATATTCACCCAAGCCGGGCCAGAAATCTCCGTCGCCAGCACCAAGGCCTACACCGCCCAAGTGCTGGTCCTGACCATGCTCAGCCTCTACATCGCCCAACTTCAAGAGATGCCTGGCGTGAGAGTTGCCGACTGTGCCCAGATGCTTCGCAATCTCCCCACCTTGGCGGAAGAGGTACTCAAGCTGGAGGACGAGGTCATCCAAATCGCCGAGAAAATCCAAGACACCAAGCTGTTCTTTTTCCTCGGACGCGGCGCAGACGCCTATCTTTCCCTCGAAGCTGCCCTCAAGATGAAGGAGATCGCCTACGTGCCCACCCAAGAGTGCCCCGCAGGCGAGATGAAGCACGGACCACTTGCCCTCGTCGAACCCCAAGTGGTAGGCGTCTTCGGAGCAACCGACCCCGCCCTTCGCGAAAAGACAACCAGCAGCATTAAGGAGTTTCACGCCCGCTCGGGAACCATCGTTGCCATCACCACCGAAGGCGATACCATCATTCCCAAAAACGCCGAGCACGTCCTGCGTGTCCCAGATACCAACTTCGACTTCCTCAACTCGCTGCTCACCATCATCCCTCTCCAACTGCTCGCCTATCACGTGGCGCGCTTAAGGGGATGCGAGATCGACCAACCGAGGAATCTCGCCAAATCGGTTACCGTTGAATAG
- a CDS encoding sugar transferase codes for MSERVGTQEQLRWDHTATIDVKEIADRRNAKTRERRLLVALLVAADAVATLSAFFFVLWPALLESTSSATSHPLTDTFSACGVVGGLLLVRLTLGLYLPANVLSGSNEYERSFLASSLGTLALVFAGGLVPTFALSGNQPLLFWAWLTFASMIGRFVVRRVVYLLRKRGVFVERVLIVGANREGIAIGTQLAQAKAAGARIVGFLDEVASSPSEPMPGAPLLGRAHDLRHVVETQRIDSVVIADPAQFKECLAADRDTMRILNDTELQMTPGFFEVFTTGIRIREDGFVPLIALNKARISGIHRIFKSTLDRLCSALLLLILLPLFLLLMLLIKLGSKGPAMYRRRVVGLGRQEFDAFKFRTMVMNGNDILTEEQKLELKDYGKLKDDPRITKIGMFIRKYSLDELPQLLNVLRGEMSLVGPRMLTYPELEKFGEWEHSLLTVKPGMTGLWQVSGRSDLTYDDRVKLDMYYIRNYTIWLDIDILIRTIPAMISGRGAY; via the coding sequence ATGAGTGAAAGGGTAGGAACGCAAGAGCAGTTGCGGTGGGATCACACCGCTACAATTGACGTGAAGGAGATCGCCGACCGTCGCAACGCAAAAACCCGCGAAAGGCGGTTGCTCGTGGCGTTACTCGTCGCCGCAGACGCGGTAGCAACCCTCTCCGCGTTCTTCTTCGTGCTCTGGCCTGCTCTCCTCGAATCCACCTCTTCTGCCACCTCACACCCGCTCACCGACACCTTCAGCGCGTGTGGCGTAGTCGGTGGACTGCTGCTCGTTCGCCTCACGCTTGGCCTGTACCTTCCCGCAAACGTGCTTTCCGGCTCAAACGAATACGAAAGGTCGTTCCTAGCATCCTCGCTCGGCACACTTGCGCTCGTCTTCGCCGGTGGACTCGTCCCAACCTTTGCCCTCTCCGGCAATCAACCACTTCTCTTTTGGGCTTGGCTCACCTTCGCGTCGATGATCGGCAGATTTGTTGTCCGACGCGTCGTCTATCTTCTCCGAAAGCGAGGAGTTTTCGTCGAAAGGGTCCTCATCGTCGGCGCGAATCGCGAAGGAATCGCCATCGGCACTCAGCTAGCCCAGGCAAAAGCCGCTGGCGCAAGAATTGTCGGCTTCCTCGACGAGGTTGCCTCCAGCCCATCCGAACCCATGCCCGGCGCACCACTTCTCGGAAGGGCTCACGACCTCCGGCATGTCGTCGAAACCCAACGGATCGACTCTGTGGTCATCGCCGACCCTGCCCAATTCAAAGAGTGCCTCGCCGCCGACCGCGACACGATGCGAATCCTCAACGACACCGAACTCCAGATGACACCCGGATTCTTCGAGGTATTCACCACCGGCATCCGCATCCGCGAGGATGGTTTTGTCCCCCTCATCGCCCTCAACAAAGCTCGCATCAGCGGCATCCACCGAATCTTCAAGAGCACCCTCGACCGCCTTTGCAGCGCCCTCCTACTTCTCATCCTGTTGCCCCTCTTCTTGCTGCTGATGCTCCTCATCAAGCTCGGTTCAAAGGGACCTGCCATGTACCGACGACGAGTCGTCGGGCTCGGACGCCAAGAATTCGACGCATTCAAGTTCCGCACGATGGTGATGAACGGAAACGACATCCTTACCGAAGAACAGAAGCTCGAACTGAAGGACTACGGCAAGCTGAAAGACGACCCCCGAATCACCAAGATCGGGATGTTCATCCGCAAATACAGCCTCGACGAGCTACCCCAACTCCTCAATGTCCTGCGCGGCGAAATGAGCCTGGTCGGACCACGTATGCTCACCTACCCCGAGCTCGAAAAGTTCGGCGAATGGGAGCACAGCCTGCTCACCGTCAAACCCGGCATGACGGGACTCTGGCAAGTCAGCGGTCGAAGCGACCTCACTTACGACGACCGCGTGAAGCTGGACATGTACTACATCCGCAACTACACGATCTGGCTGGACATCGACATCCTCATCCGCACCATTCCCGCAATGATCTCCGGCCGCGGCGCCTACTAA
- a CDS encoding glycosyltransferase family 4 protein, which translates to MRIVIVSDYAHINGGAAKVALSSAVALADAGHDIHVFSAVAPIEQTLLNHQRIKVTCLEIPKFNSLSGKAALKAGTWNPEAAEAFGEALAACNPHETIVHAHQIRDALTPAVVRKAIDLRFPTIFTSHDYSLGCPYGGFLDVPTSTICTRKGMSLSCITAKCNDSGRIKKAAILYKHAIQQGRGKMPKGLDAVLFVSEFSKRVLSPYVEGVGLKAVIPNPIDVIKSEPAEIKSENPYLYIGVLNSGKDPITAAKAAKLAGIKIAFIGDGPLLDTLRTDHPEAEVLGWLSADEVQNKLRHSRGLIFPSLLLETQGMAAYEALANGIPIICSDVTAASEATKVSGGGVLFKAGDAEDLAQKLRDYEDIDRAKQDGRSGYDWFWADPPTMDKHLQRLIEVYESVLATKRTSS; encoded by the coding sequence ATGAGAATAGTCATCGTCAGCGACTATGCGCATATCAACGGGGGCGCGGCCAAGGTCGCTCTCTCCTCGGCGGTAGCCCTCGCCGACGCTGGACACGATATCCACGTCTTTAGCGCCGTCGCTCCCATCGAACAAACTCTTCTCAACCACCAACGCATCAAAGTCACCTGCCTCGAAATCCCCAAGTTCAACTCCCTAAGCGGTAAGGCTGCCTTAAAAGCTGGAACCTGGAACCCCGAAGCTGCCGAAGCCTTCGGCGAGGCGCTTGCAGCCTGCAACCCCCACGAAACCATCGTACACGCCCACCAAATACGCGACGCACTCACCCCCGCCGTAGTCCGCAAAGCAATCGACCTCAGATTCCCCACCATTTTCACAAGCCACGACTACAGCCTCGGCTGCCCCTATGGCGGCTTCCTCGATGTCCCAACATCCACCATCTGCACCCGAAAAGGCATGTCCCTCTCGTGCATTACCGCCAAGTGCAACGATTCGGGAAGGATCAAAAAGGCCGCCATCCTCTACAAACACGCCATCCAACAAGGGCGCGGCAAGATGCCGAAAGGGTTGGACGCCGTTCTATTCGTCAGCGAATTCAGCAAGCGGGTGCTTTCCCCCTATGTCGAAGGCGTCGGCTTAAAAGCCGTCATCCCCAACCCAATCGACGTCATCAAATCCGAACCCGCCGAAATCAAGAGCGAAAACCCCTACCTCTACATTGGTGTCCTAAACTCCGGCAAGGACCCGATCACCGCCGCCAAAGCCGCCAAGCTCGCGGGCATAAAGATAGCCTTCATCGGCGACGGTCCCCTCCTCGATACTCTCCGCACAGACCATCCCGAGGCAGAGGTACTGGGCTGGCTCAGCGCCGACGAAGTCCAAAACAAGCTCCGTCATTCACGCGGACTGATCTTCCCCTCTTTGCTCCTCGAAACCCAAGGCATGGCGGCCTATGAAGCCCTCGCAAACGGCATCCCCATCATCTGCTCGGACGTAACCGCCGCCTCCGAAGCTACCAAGGTAAGCGGAGGAGGCGTTCTCTTTAAGGCTGGAGACGCCGAGGATTTGGCCCAGAAGTTGCGAGATTATGAAGATATCGACCGAGCCAAACAGGACGGCAGGAGTGGGTACGATTGGTTCTGGGCCGACCCGCCCACGATGGACAAGCACCTGCAACGCCTGATAGAAGTCTACGAATCGGTGCTCGCCACCAAGCGCACCTCCAGTTAA
- a CDS encoding HAD-IIIA family hydrolase, producing MARRAVFLDRDGVLVENPPNYVQSESDIEYFESAFEACRLLTQAGFPQIIITNQSLVGRGMMDFKEIERLNNVIVDRFNQAGANIIHAYICPHAPDDGCDCRKPSPGNLYQAAKQYDLDLPQSFMIGDAVTDLKAGIAAGATPILVRTGRGLPQEELLHQEPELQALVVDDLLQAVKHILSHSHTPTGGRD from the coding sequence ATGGCGCGCAGGGCGGTATTTCTGGATCGGGACGGCGTTCTTGTCGAGAACCCGCCAAACTACGTCCAGTCCGAATCCGACATCGAATACTTCGAATCCGCCTTCGAAGCGTGCCGACTCCTGACCCAAGCCGGATTCCCTCAGATCATCATCACCAATCAATCGCTCGTCGGGCGTGGAATGATGGATTTCAAAGAGATCGAGCGGCTGAACAACGTCATCGTGGACCGCTTCAACCAAGCCGGAGCAAACATTATCCACGCCTACATTTGCCCCCACGCCCCCGACGACGGATGTGATTGCCGCAAGCCCAGCCCCGGCAATCTCTATCAGGCCGCAAAGCAATATGACCTCGATCTGCCCCAATCCTTCATGATCGGAGACGCCGTCACCGACCTCAAAGCCGGAATCGCTGCCGGAGCGACTCCCATCCTAGTCCGAACGGGCAGAGGCCTCCCCCAAGAGGAACTGCTTCATCAAGAGCCCGAACTTCAGGCTCTTGTCGTGGATGACCTACTCCAGGCCGTCAAGCACATCCTCAGCCACAGCCACACCCCAACGGGAGGCCGAGATTGA